Proteins from a single region of Streptococcus mitis:
- a CDS encoding TipC family immunity protein — protein MKKILGVLTIIVLLVSVCFYFFPKQPKNIFDEIYQETEKTYRSNNILRNIDGFDIKPVWPRDGEFLRYTPSGNYKNIPESYLELRIGFSFYSEDEIGSISFEKHIGSNVNIKMWTVYSHKERSLKKFVKIVLKKADTKNYIEDEAQVKSYLEQYGITAKDLDSYYDEIVNQKVLKDWCSIYDSKYSPSNYGEVKVETQWENW, from the coding sequence ATGAAGAAAATACTAGGTGTTTTAACAATAATTGTATTACTTGTATCAGTTTGTTTTTACTTTTTTCCTAAACAACCTAAAAATATTTTTGATGAAATATACCAGGAGACGGAGAAAACCTATCGGTCAAATAATATTTTAAGAAATATAGATGGCTTTGACATTAAACCAGTTTGGCCAAGAGATGGAGAATTTTTAAGGTATACACCTTCAGGAAATTATAAAAATATTCCGGAAAGTTATCTTGAACTAAGAATTGGATTTAGTTTTTATTCTGAAGATGAAATTGGTTCGATATCATTTGAAAAACATATAGGGTCCAACGTGAATATAAAAATGTGGACTGTATATTCTCATAAAGAACGTAGTTTAAAAAAATTTGTAAAAATAGTTTTGAAGAAGGCAGATACAAAAAATTATATCGAAGACGAAGCTCAGGTGAAATCCTACCTAGAGCAGTACGGTATCACTGCCAAGGATTTGGATTCTTACTACGACGAAATCGTCAATCAGAAAGTCCTGAAAGATTGGTGCTCGATTTATGACAGTAAGTACTCACCAAGCAACTATGGCGAGGTGAAAGTCGAAACCCAGTGGGAGAATTGGTGA
- a CDS encoding TipC family immunity protein yields the protein MKKVLGLVALFVIIISSCFYFFTRQPKNIFDEIYQETEKTYRTNNILRNIDGFKISPGWPSDGEYSKYYPFGTYNKDHTPEEYFEVEISFNFATKTQLSSISFEKRIGPNVRVRLWNKYIRKDRVLKKFVKIGLKKADTETYIEDEAQVKSYLEQYGITAKDLDSYYDEIVNQKVLKDWCSIYDSKYSPSNYGEVKVETQWENW from the coding sequence ATGAAGAAAGTCCTAGGGCTAGTAGCCTTATTCGTGATAATCATATCATCCTGTTTCTACTTTTTTACTAGACAACCTAAAAACATTTTTGATGAAATCTACCAAGAAACGGAGAAGACCTATCGCACAAATAATATTTTAAGAAACATAGATGGGTTTAAAATTAGTCCAGGTTGGCCAAGTGATGGAGAGTATTCTAAATATTATCCGTTTGGAACTTATAATAAAGACCATACCCCAGAAGAGTATTTTGAAGTAGAAATTAGTTTTAATTTTGCTACAAAAACACAGTTAAGTTCAATCTCATTTGAAAAGCGAATCGGGCCAAACGTTAGAGTTCGCTTATGGAATAAATATATTCGTAAGGATCGTGTTTTGAAAAAATTTGTCAAAATAGGTTTGAAGAAAGCAGATACGGAAACTTATATTGAAGACGAAGCTCAGGTAAAATCCTACCTAGAGCAGTACGGTATCACTGCCAAGGATTTGGATTCTTACTACGACGAAATCGTCAATCAAAAAGTCTTAAAAGACTGGTGTTCGATTTATGACAGCAAGTACTCGCCAAGCAACTATGGCGAGGTGAAGGTTGAAACCCAGTGGGAGAATTGGTGA
- a CDS encoding TipC family immunity protein — MKKTLSILAIVIIIISSCFYFFSRQPKNIFDEIYQETEKTYRTNNILRKIDGFEISPGWPSDGEYFKYSPLGKYKTLPEGYLELRVGFNFEKAYSKMFVSVERKIADGTKIWMISKYNPNTKTITKSIQIVLSGNEDSYIEDEAQVKSYLEKYGITAKDLDSYYDEIVNQKVLKDWCSIYDSKYSPSNYGEVKVETQWENW, encoded by the coding sequence ATGAAGAAAACACTCAGTATATTGGCTATAGTCATAATTATCATATCATCCTGTTTTTACTTTTTTAGTAGACAACCTAAAAACATTTTTGATGAAATCTACCAAGAAACTGAGAAAACTTATCGGACAAATAATATTTTAAGAAAAATAGATGGCTTTGAAATTAGTCCAGGTTGGCCAAGTGATGGAGAGTATTTTAAATATAGCCCTTTAGGGAAGTATAAGACTCTTCCAGAAGGCTATCTTGAACTGAGAGTTGGATTTAATTTTGAGAAAGCGTATAGTAAAATGTTTGTTTCAGTTGAGAGAAAAATAGCTGATGGAACGAAGATATGGATGATCAGCAAATATAATCCAAACACTAAAACAATCACAAAGTCAATTCAGATAGTATTATCAGGAAATGAGGATAGTTATATTGAAGATGAGGCCCAAGTGAAATCCTACCTAGAGAAGTACGGTATCACTGCCAAGGATTTGGATTCCTACTACGACGAAATCGTCAACCAGAAAGTCTTGAAAGATTGGTGTTCGATTTATGACAGTAAGTACTCGCCAAGCAACTATGGTGAGGTGAAAGTCGAAACCCAGTGGGAGAATTGGTGA
- a CDS encoding TipC family immunity protein codes for MKKILGLIALIALIVLSCFYFFPKQPKNIFDEIYQETEKTYRVNNVLRHIEGFEISPGWPNDGEYFAYTPSGKYQTHPEGYKDISISFNFGEGIKGMTIRFEKRINSDITLWYSAHYNIKKKILKKELAIIEEPRKPGQYLNDEEKVREYLRKNNISKEELEKDYDEIVNQKVLKDWCSIYDSKYSPSNYGDVKVETQWENW; via the coding sequence ATGAAAAAAATTTTAGGTCTAATAGCCTTAATTGCACTAATTGTATTATCCTGTTTTTACTTTTTTCCTAAACAACCTAAAAACATTTTTGATGAGATCTATCAGGAGACGGAGAAAACATATCGAGTGAATAATGTTTTAAGGCATATAGAAGGTTTTGAAATTAGTCCAGGTTGGCCTAATGATGGAGAATATTTTGCATACACCCCTTCAGGGAAGTATCAAACTCATCCTGAAGGTTATAAAGACATAAGTATTAGCTTTAATTTTGGAGAAGGTATTAAAGGAATGACGATACGTTTTGAAAAAAGGATTAATTCGGATATTACCCTATGGTATTCAGCACACTATAATATAAAAAAGAAAATCCTTAAAAAAGAGCTTGCCATCATTGAAGAACCAAGGAAACCGGGTCAATATCTTAATGATGAAGAAAAAGTAAGAGAATATTTAAGAAAAAATAATATTTCCAAAGAAGAATTAGAGAAGGATTACGACGAAATCGTCAACCAGAAAGTCTTGAAAGATTGGTGTTCGATTTATGACAGCAAGTATTCACCAAGCAACTATGGTGATGTCAAGGTTGAAACCCAGTGGGAGAATTGGTGA
- a CDS encoding TipC family immunity protein, with the protein MKKILGLVALFVLIILSCFYFFPKQPKNIFDEIYQETEKTYRTNNILRHIDGFKISPGWPSDDPNISYTPFGKYETLPKGYSDITINFNFGSGIKGMSIRFERKTNSNITLWYSAHYNMQKKILKRKLAIFEEPRKPGQFIDDEEKVREYLRKNNISKEDLDKDYDEIVNQKVLKDWCTIYDSKYSPSNYGDVKIETQWENW; encoded by the coding sequence ATGAAGAAAATTCTCGGTTTAGTAGCCTTATTCGTACTAATTATATTATCCTGTTTTTACTTTTTTCCTAAACAACCTAAAAACATTTTTGATGAAATCTACCAGGAGACAGAGAAGACATATCGTACAAATAATATTTTAAGGCATATAGATGGGTTTAAAATCAGTCCAGGTTGGCCAAGTGATGATCCAAATATATCCTATACTCCTTTTGGAAAGTATGAAACTCTTCCCAAAGGCTATAGTGATATAACCATTAACTTTAATTTTGGTTCAGGTATTAAAGGGATGTCAATTCGTTTTGAAAGAAAGACTAATTCGAATATTACCCTATGGTATTCGGCACACTATAATATGCAAAAGAAAATACTCAAAAGGAAACTTGCGATTTTTGAAGAGCCAAGGAAACCAGGTCAATTTATTGATGATGAAGAAAAAGTAAGAGAATATTTAAGAAAAAATAATATTTCCAAAGAAGATTTAGACAAAGACTATGATGAAATCGTCAACCAGAAAGTCTTGAAAGATTGGTGCACCATTTATGACAGCAAGTACTCGCCAAGCAATTATGGCGATGTCAAGATTGAAACTCAGTGGGAGAATTGGTGA
- a CDS encoding TipC family immunity protein: MKKILGLVALFVLIVVSCFYFFINQPKNIFDEIYQETEKTYRSNNILRNIDGFEIRPDWPSDGEYSKYYPFGTYNKDHTPEEYFEIEIGFNFDTKTQLSSISFEKRIGPNVRVRIWDNYTRKDRVLKKFVNIGLKKADTETYIEDEAQVKSYLEQYGITAKDLDSYYDEIVNQKVLKDWFSIYDSKYSPSNYGEVKVETQWENW; the protein is encoded by the coding sequence ATGAAGAAAATTTTAGGTCTAGTAGCGTTATTTGTACTAATTGTAGTATCTTGTTTTTACTTTTTTATCAATCAACCTAAAAATATTTTTGATGAGATTTATCAGGAGACGGAGAAAACCTATCGATCAAATAATATTTTAAGAAATATAGATGGCTTTGAAATCAGACCGGATTGGCCAAGTGATGGAGAGTATTCTAAATATTATCCATTTGGAACTTATAATAAAGACCATACCCCAGAAGAGTATTTTGAAATCGAAATAGGTTTTAATTTTGATACAAAAACACAATTAAGTTCAATCTCATTTGAAAAACGAATTGGGCCAAATGTTAGAGTTAGAATATGGGATAACTATACTCGTAAGGATCGTGTTTTAAAAAAATTTGTGAATATAGGTTTAAAGAAAGCAGATACGGAAACTTATATTGAAGACGAAGCTCAGGTGAAATCCTACCTAGAACAGTACGGTATCACTGCTAAGGACTTGGATTCTTACTACGACGAAATCGTCAACCAGAAAGTTCTGAAAGATTGGTTCTCGATTTATGACAGTAAGTACTCACCAAGCAACTATGGCGAGGTGAAAGTCGAAACCCAGTGGGAGAATTGGTGA
- a CDS encoding TipC family immunity protein gives MKKILGLVALVLLVVLFCFYFFPKQPKNIFDEIYQETEKTYRSNNILRHIDGFKIRPDWPSDDPNISYTPFGKYETLTKGYSDITINFNFGEGIKGVSIRFERKTNSNITLWYSAHYNLQKKVLKKKLAIFEEPRKPGQFIDDEEKVREYLRKNNISKEELEKDYDEIVNQKVLKDWCSIYDSKYSSSNYGEVKIETQWENW, from the coding sequence ATGAAGAAAATCCTCGGTTTAGTAGCGTTAGTCTTACTAGTTGTATTATTTTGTTTTTACTTTTTTCCTAAACAACCTAAAAACATTTTTGATGAAATTTACCAAGAAACGGAGAAAACATATCGGTCAAATAATATTTTAAGGCATATAGATGGGTTTAAAATCAGACCAGATTGGCCAAGTGACGACCCTAATATTTCGTATACTCCTTTTGGAAAGTATGAAACTCTAACCAAAGGCTATAGTGATATAACCATTAACTTTAATTTTGGAGAAGGGATAAAGGGAGTGTCGATTCGTTTTGAAAGAAAGACTAATTCGAATATTACCCTATGGTATTCAGCACACTATAATCTGCAAAAGAAAGTGCTCAAAAAGAAACTTGCGATTTTTGAAGAGCCAAGGAAACCAGGCCAATTTATTGATGATGAAGAAAAAGTAAGAGAATATTTAAGAAAAAATAATATTTCCAAAGAAGAATTAGAGAAGGACTATGACGAAATCGTCAACCAGAAAGTCTTGAAAGATTGGTGCTCGATTTATGACAGCAAGTATTCATCAAGCAACTATGGTGAGGTCAAGATTGAAACCCAGTGGGAGAATTGGTGA
- a CDS encoding TipC family immunity protein translates to MKKIFSLLALILLVVLFCFYFFPKQPKNIFDEIYQETEKTYRSNNVLRHIDGFKIRPDWPSDDPNILYTPFGLYNKEKTPSDYSEIEIRFNFEYTSQLSSISFERQVGPNTKVRIWNKYTYKDRTLKKFVRIVLKKSDTETYIEDEAQVKSYLEQYGITTKDLNFYYDEIVNQKVLKDWCSIYDSKYSPSNYGDVKIETQWENW, encoded by the coding sequence ATGAAGAAAATATTCAGTTTATTAGCTTTAATCTTACTAGTTGTATTATTTTGTTTTTACTTTTTTCCAAAACAACCTAAAAACATTTTTGATGAGATTTACCAAGAAACTGAGAAAACCTATCGGTCAAATAATGTTTTAAGGCATATAGATGGGTTTAAAATCAGACCGGATTGGCCAAGTGATGACCCCAATATTTTGTATACTCCGTTCGGATTATACAACAAAGAGAAAACACCGTCAGATTATTCTGAGATAGAAATTAGATTTAATTTTGAGTATACATCTCAATTAAGCTCGATTTCATTTGAGAGACAAGTAGGGCCTAACACGAAAGTTAGGATATGGAATAAATATACTTATAAAGATCGTACTTTAAAAAAATTTGTGAGAATAGTTTTAAAGAAATCAGATACGGAAACTTATATCGAAGACGAAGCTCAGGTGAAATCCTATCTAGAGCAGTACGGTATCACTACCAAGGATTTGAATTTTTACTACGACGAAATCGTCAACCAGAAAGTCTTGAAAGATTGGTGCTCGATTTATGACAGCAAGTACTCGCCAAGTAATTATGGCGATGTTAAGATTGAAACCCAGTGGGAGAATTGGTGA